In Archocentrus centrarchus isolate MPI-CPG fArcCen1 chromosome 21, fArcCen1, whole genome shotgun sequence, the following are encoded in one genomic region:
- the LOC115800091 gene encoding trace amine-associated receptor 13c-like, producing the protein MEIQKGAELCFPQLLNSSCRKPTLHWSRAVLLNTVLSFISLITAALNLLVIISVSHFRQLHTPSNILLLSLAASDFLVGLLLMPLEMIRNTTCWVLGDLMCSVYWYLSTILICTSIGNVVLISVDRYVAICDPLHYPTRITVARVKLSVCLCWFYAILYSILYTKDLLLKPGRYNSCYGECLIVITDIAGIVDSVVTFIVPVSVIIVLYMRVFVVAVSQARAMRSHVTAVTLQRSLNQTNRSELKAARTLGVLVVVFLTCYCPSYCYAFVVQDMASNPSTFLFIVVFYFNSCLNPLIYALFYPWFRNAVKLIITLQILYDSSSEANIV; encoded by the exons ATGGAGATACAGAAAGGAGCTGAACTCTGTTTTCCACAACTCCTCAACAGTTCCTGCAGGAAGCCGACACTTCACTGGTCCAGAGCTGTGCTCCTGAACACTGTGCTGTCCTTCATCTCTCTGATCACTGCTGCATTAAACCTGCTCGTCATCATCTCAGTCTCACACTTCAG GCAGCTTCACACACCCAgtaacatcctcctcctctctctggctgcCTCAGACTTTCTCGTTGGTCTCCTGTTGATGCCATTAGAAATGATTAGAAACACAACCTGCTGGGTACTTGGTGATCTTATGTGTTCTGTTTATTGGTATCTGTCTACCATTCTTATCTGTACTTCAATAGGGAACGTAGTTCTCATATCAGTTGACCGCTATGTGGCTATTTGTGACCCCCTGCATTACCCCACCAGAATTACAGTAGCAAGAGTCAAactcagtgtttgtctgtgttggttttaTGCTATTTTGTACAGCATTCTTTATACAAAGGATTTGCTACTTAAACCAGGCAGGTATAATTCCTGCTATGGAGAGTGTCTGATTGTTATCACTGATATTGCAGGGATTGTTGACAGCGTTGTAACATTTATTGTTCCAGTTTCTGTCATCATAGTTCTGTATATGAGAGtgtttgtggtggctgtgtctcaggctcgtgccatgcgctctcatgttacagctgtcacacttcagcgttcactgaatcaaacaaacagatctgagctgaaagcagccaggacTCTTGGGGTTCTTGTAGTTGTGTTTCTCACATGTTACTGTCCATCTTATTGCTATGCTTTTGTTGTACAAGACATGGCCAGTAATCCatctacatttttgtttatcgTAGTCTTTTATTTTAACTCATGTCTAAATCCTTTGATCTATGCTCTGTTTTACCCCTGGTTTAGAAATGCTGTTAAACTTATAATCACTCTGCAGATACTGTATGATAGCAGCAGTGAGGCCAACATAGTATAA
- the LOC115800206 gene encoding trace amine-associated receptor 13c-like, with amino-acid sequence MSSPTPTPTPGICGKAFRQLHTPSNSILLSLAVSDFLVGLLLMPLEIIRNTTCWVLGDLMCSFCCYLATSLFCATTGNIVLISVDRYVAICDPLHYPTRITMARVKLFVCLCWFYSTFYSSLYTKDILIEPGRYNSCYGECVFVISDIVGIVDVVLSFIVPVSVIIVLYLRVFVVAVSQARAMRSHVTAVTLQRSLNQTNRSELKAARTLGVLVVVFLTCYCPFYCYSLVKGNVVSDSSIYFLIIAFHFNSCFNPLIYSLFYPWFRNAVKLLITLQIFKPGSSEASIL; translated from the exons ATGTCTTCTCCAACTCCAACCCCAACTCCTGGCATATGTGGCAAGGCATTCAG GCAGCTTCACACACCCAGtaacagcatcctcctctctctggctgttTCAGACTTTCTCGTGGGTCTCCTGTTGATGCCGTTAGAAATCATCAGAAACACAACCTGCTGGGTACTTGGTGATCTtatgtgttctttttgttgttaTCTGGCCACTAGTCTTTTCTGTGCCACAACAGGAAACATAGTTCTCATATCAGTTGACCGCTATGTGGCTATTTGTGACCCTCTGCATTACCCCACCAGAATCACTATGGCGAGAGTCAAACtctttgtttgtctgtgttggttttattcaactttctacagcaGTCTTTATACAAAGGACATCCTGATTGAACCAGGCAGGTATAATTCCTGCtatggagagtgtgtgtttgttatcaGTGATATTGTAGGGATTGTTGATGTTGTTTTATCCTTTATTGTTCCAGTTTCTGTCATCATAGTTCTGTATCTGAGAGtgtttgtggtggctgtgtctcaggctcgtgccatgcgctctcatgttacagctgtcacacttcagcgttcactgaatcaaacaaacagatctgagctgaaagcagccaggacTCTTGGGGTTCTTGTAGTTGTGTTTCTCACATGCTACTGTCCATTTTACTGCTACTCTCTTGTTAAAGGTAATGTGGTCAGTGATTcatctatatattttttgatCATTGCCTTTCATTTCAACTCTTGTTTCAACCCACTGATCTATAGTTTGTTTTATCCCTGGTTTAGAAATGCTGTTAAACTTCTCATCACTCTGCAGATATTCAAGCCTGGCAGCAGTGAAGCAAGCATACTATAA